The Chloroflexota bacterium genome has a window encoding:
- a CDS encoding extracellular solute-binding protein, with the protein MEPKPTICAASNRGARTSVLTTVAALALAVALAACRGGAAPAPTQTPAPGPAPTVPTSPARQASPTPVQSQMTLYIWVSSEFAFAAQPDNAALLQGFAEAYPGIRVHVSVKETYGKGGMVDLLAGASRVAPAYLPDLILLDEDSLEQVAALGLVQPVDVLAPSVRGALFANVQAAGSGVPFAMDFPLLVYRTPMTLPLPLTLGAIAESGGRYAFAVGDEDAAVRSLLAQYVGLGGALVDEEGKAALDSRLLARVLEAYRGLADQGVLAPQVLSLDRDEVWDLYRAGGADFAEVWASQVWGHPSALADADLAALPTADGRPIALARVWSWAIVSPTPERQQAAVQFLAWVLQVGPQSAWCEAAHLVPTQAGAWPLAGLSAAHSEFLLGMAQAATPCPSTLRTPAVASALHTALSQVLKGQLAPRQAAEQALNKIRQQ; encoded by the coding sequence TTGGAACCGAAACCCACGATTTGCGCGGCCTCCAACAGAGGGGCGCGCACGAGCGTGCTGACGACGGTGGCGGCTCTCGCGCTGGCAGTGGCGCTGGCCGCGTGTCGTGGCGGGGCGGCCCCCGCGCCGACCCAGACGCCGGCCCCCGGCCCCGCGCCGACGGTGCCCACCTCTCCGGCGCGCCAGGCTTCGCCCACGCCTGTGCAATCGCAGATGACCCTGTACATCTGGGTGTCGTCCGAATTCGCCTTTGCTGCCCAGCCCGACAACGCCGCGCTCCTGCAGGGGTTCGCCGAGGCCTATCCCGGCATTCGCGTGCACGTCTCGGTCAAGGAGACCTACGGCAAAGGTGGCATGGTGGATTTGCTGGCTGGGGCCAGCCGGGTTGCCCCGGCCTATCTCCCCGACTTGATCCTGCTGGACGAAGATAGCCTGGAGCAGGTTGCGGCTCTGGGCCTCGTCCAGCCCGTGGACGTGCTGGCGCCCTCTGTGCGCGGGGCGCTGTTCGCGAATGTCCAGGCGGCAGGGAGCGGCGTCCCGTTCGCGATGGACTTCCCGCTCCTTGTGTATCGTACTCCCATGACGCTGCCCTTGCCCCTCACCTTGGGCGCCATCGCCGAAAGCGGGGGCCGCTACGCCTTCGCCGTCGGCGATGAGGATGCCGCGGTGCGGTCGCTGCTGGCCCAGTACGTGGGCCTGGGCGGGGCGCTCGTGGATGAAGAGGGCAAGGCGGCACTGGACAGTCGGCTTCTCGCGCGCGTTCTGGAGGCGTATCGGGGGCTGGCCGATCAGGGCGTGCTGGCCCCGCAGGTGCTGTCTTTGGATCGCGACGAGGTCTGGGATCTGTACAGGGCCGGCGGGGCCGATTTCGCCGAGGTCTGGGCGTCGCAGGTTTGGGGCCATCCATCCGCCTTGGCCGACGCGGACTTGGCGGCCCTTCCCACTGCCGACGGGCGCCCCATCGCCCTGGCGCGCGTGTGGTCGTGGGCCATCGTATCGCCGACGCCCGAAAGGCAGCAGGCCGCTGTCCAGTTCCTGGCGTGGGTGCTCCAGGTCGGGCCGCAATCGGCGTGGTGCGAGGCCGCCCATTTGGTGCCCACTCAGGCCGGCGCGTGGCCTCTGGCAGGGCTGTCCGCCGCCCACAGCGAGTTCTTGCTAGGCATGGCCCAGGCGGCTACCCCATGCCCATCGACGTTGAGGACGCCCGCCGTTGCGTCGGCGCTGCACACCGCCCTCAGTCAGGTGCTCAAGGGCCAACTCGCGCCCCGACAGGCCGCCGAGCAGGCTCTGAACAAAATCCGGCAGCAGTGA
- a CDS encoding site-specific DNA-methyltransferase: MEQGVVGEIYFADNLDVLEALPSGSIGLIYIDPPFNTGKVQQRTQLRTVRSDAGDRVGFQGRRYQSIAVGTRRFSDLFDDYLAFLEPRLVEAHRVLADHGSLYLHVDYREVHYCKVLLDAIFGRECFLNEIIWAYDYGGRPKNKWPPKHDNILLYVKNPSDYVFNTDEIERIPYMAPGLVGPEKAARGKLPTDTWWHTIVPTNSAEKTGYPTQKPLGVLRRIIQASSRPNAIVLDFFAGSGTTGIAALEKGRRFILVDNNPEALEIMARRFDGVDGIRWVGFDPSPYQSRYRQGMLVTASTETLLE; encoded by the coding sequence TTGGAACAGGGCGTAGTAGGCGAAATCTACTTCGCAGATAACCTGGACGTGCTTGAGGCGCTGCCCTCCGGCTCCATTGGTCTCATCTACATTGACCCGCCGTTCAACACGGGTAAGGTCCAGCAGCGGACACAACTCAGGACTGTGCGCTCCGACGCAGGGGATCGGGTCGGGTTCCAGGGCCGCCGCTACCAGAGCATCGCCGTGGGAACCAGGCGGTTCAGCGACCTCTTTGACGACTACCTGGCCTTTCTGGAGCCGAGGCTCGTGGAAGCCCACCGCGTTCTAGCAGATCATGGCAGTCTGTACCTGCACGTGGACTATCGGGAGGTCCACTACTGCAAGGTGCTGTTGGACGCGATTTTCGGCAGGGAGTGCTTTCTCAACGAGATTATCTGGGCGTATGACTATGGGGGACGGCCGAAGAACAAATGGCCCCCCAAGCACGACAACATCCTCCTGTACGTCAAGAACCCATCCGACTACGTCTTCAACACCGACGAAATTGAGCGGATTCCCTATATGGCGCCCGGCCTCGTGGGCCCCGAAAAGGCGGCGCGCGGCAAACTGCCAACCGACACGTGGTGGCACACGATTGTTCCCACCAACAGCGCCGAGAAGACCGGCTACCCAACCCAAAAACCATTGGGGGTTCTGCGACGCATTATCCAGGCCTCCTCCCGCCCCAACGCGATCGTGCTGGACTTCTTCGCGGGGAGCGGCACAACGGGAATCGCAGCCCTTGAAAAGGGGCGGCGCTTCATCCTGGTGGACAACAATCCCGAAGCCCTGGAGATCATGGCGCGCCGCTTTGATGGCGTTGACGGCATCCGGTGGGTTGGCTTTGACCCATCTCCCTATCAAAGCCGCTATAGGCAGGGCATGCTCGTGACGGCGAGCACGGAGACCCTGTTAGAATAA
- the recA gene encoding recombinase RecA has protein sequence MPEAGREKALETTLLGLRKRFGDGVIMRLGESTGLNVDAIPTGSIALDIALGVGGIPRGRITEIYGPEASGKTTLCQHIIAEAQKRGGIAAFIDVEHALDPAYARRCGVNIDELYISQPDTGEQALEIAEALVRSGAVDVIVVDSVAALVPRAEIEGEMGDAHMGLQARLMSQALRKLAGAIKRSNTAVVFTNQLRMKIGVLFGNPETTPGGNALKFYASVRLDMRRLEAIKQGGAVVGNRVKVSVKKNKVAPPFRVAEFEIMFDEGISRTGDLLDVATALGVVEKRGAFYSYGDLRLGQGRDNAKAFLAENPDLFAEIDHKVRDIAGLTRQGGAASGPFSAEGDEDLEDIEGTEESDE, from the coding sequence ATGCCAGAAGCAGGGCGAGAGAAAGCGCTAGAAACGACGCTCTTGGGGTTGCGGAAGCGGTTTGGGGATGGGGTCATCATGCGGCTGGGCGAAAGCACCGGCCTCAACGTGGATGCCATACCCACAGGCTCCATCGCACTGGACATCGCGCTTGGGGTGGGGGGCATCCCGCGCGGGCGCATCACCGAAATCTACGGCCCTGAAGCGTCGGGGAAGACGACCCTGTGCCAGCACATCATCGCCGAAGCACAAAAGCGAGGAGGCATTGCAGCATTTATTGACGTGGAGCACGCCCTGGATCCGGCGTATGCCCGCCGCTGCGGGGTGAACATTGACGAGTTGTACATCTCGCAGCCGGACACTGGCGAGCAGGCGCTGGAAATCGCGGAGGCGCTGGTGCGCAGCGGAGCGGTGGATGTCATCGTGGTTGACTCCGTTGCCGCGCTGGTGCCACGCGCCGAGATTGAAGGCGAAATGGGCGATGCTCACATGGGGTTGCAGGCACGGCTGATGTCGCAGGCCCTGCGGAAACTCGCGGGCGCCATCAAGCGATCCAACACAGCCGTCGTGTTCACCAACCAGTTGCGGATGAAAATAGGAGTGCTTTTCGGCAATCCAGAAACCACGCCTGGCGGGAATGCCCTGAAGTTCTACGCGTCGGTGCGGCTGGACATGCGCCGACTGGAAGCCATCAAGCAAGGCGGCGCGGTGGTCGGAAACCGCGTCAAGGTGAGCGTCAAGAAGAACAAGGTAGCGCCGCCGTTCCGAGTGGCCGAATTTGAAATCATGTTTGACGAGGGCATCTCCCGCACGGGAGACCTCCTGGATGTGGCAACGGCGCTGGGCGTCGTGGAAAAGCGCGGCGCCTTCTACTCCTATGGCGACTTGCGACTGGGACAGGGACGCGACAACGCGAAAGCGTTCTTGGCCGAGAACCCCGACCTGTTTGCAGAAATAGACCACAAAGTCCGTGACATCGCAGGCTTGACACGGCAGGGAGGTGCAGCGTCGGGGCCCTTCTCCGCAGAAGGGGATGAAGACTTAGAAGACATAGAAGGCACAGAAGAAAGCGACGAATAA
- a CDS encoding RecX family transcriptional regulator encodes MSMHEITALEAQKRNKERVNLHLDGTYAFSITALEAARLKVGQRLSDAEVARLRAQAEVDRAYDRTLRFLTYRPRSEAEVAKYLASKGVDESVRAEIMAKLRRLNLVDDEAFVRFWVESREQSHPLGRMALRAELRLKGVRDETIERALQALDEEESAYRAARKQARRYADLNDEQAQAKLGAFLVRRGFPYTVARATVKRLVEESAAEGTLEERED; translated from the coding sequence GTGAGCATGCACGAAATCACGGCGCTGGAGGCGCAAAAGCGCAACAAAGAGCGGGTCAACCTGCACCTGGACGGGACCTATGCATTCAGCATCACCGCCCTGGAGGCGGCCCGCCTGAAGGTGGGGCAACGCCTGTCCGACGCCGAAGTGGCGCGACTGAGGGCGCAGGCCGAGGTTGACCGCGCCTACGACCGCACCCTGCGCTTCCTGACGTACAGGCCCAGAAGCGAGGCGGAGGTCGCCAAGTACTTGGCATCCAAAGGCGTGGATGAGAGCGTGCGGGCCGAGATCATGGCGAAACTGCGCCGCCTGAACTTGGTGGACGACGAGGCGTTCGTCCGCTTCTGGGTGGAGAGCCGCGAGCAGAGCCATCCCCTGGGCCGCATGGCGCTTCGGGCCGAACTGCGGCTCAAGGGAGTGCGCGACGAGACGATAGAACGCGCCCTGCAGGCGCTGGACGAAGAGGAAAGCGCCTACCGCGCCGCGCGCAAGCAGGCCCGACGCTACGCAGATTTGAACGACGAACAGGCCCAAGCCAAACTTGGCGCATTCTTGGTTCGCAGAGGTTTCCCCTACACGGTGGCCAGGGCCACCGTGAAGCGGCTGGTGGAAGAATCGGCCGCTGAGGGTACACTAGAGGAAAGAGAGGACTGA
- a CDS encoding DUF4332 domain-containing protein: MASLLDIEGIGEHYAEILKTKAGIRTTEALLKACATPAARQELAEKTGISPKLILEWANLADLMRIKGIGEEYSDLLEEAGVDTVKELKTRVPKHLHEKMAEINAEKRLVRRLPTLHMVESWVEQAKYLPPALEY, encoded by the coding sequence ATGGCAAGTCTTCTGGACATTGAAGGCATCGGCGAGCATTACGCAGAAATCCTCAAGACCAAGGCGGGCATCCGCACCACCGAGGCGCTGCTCAAGGCTTGCGCCACACCCGCCGCGCGGCAGGAACTGGCCGAGAAGACCGGCATCTCCCCCAAGTTGATCCTGGAGTGGGCCAACCTGGCCGACCTCATGCGCATCAAGGGCATCGGCGAGGAATACTCGGACCTCCTGGAAGAGGCCGGCGTGGACACCGTCAAGGAACTCAAGACGCGGGTGCCCAAGCACCTGCACGAGAAAATGGCCGAGATCAACGCCGAGAAGCGCCTGGTGCGGCGACTGCCCACCCTCCACATGGTAGAGTCATGGGTGGAGCAGGCCAAGTATCTGCCTCCGGCGCTGGAGTACTAG
- a CDS encoding glycerate kinase: MRAALDAVDPRLAIRTALRLADDTLYVQDRAYDLGQFRKIVVVGAGKATPSMAEAVEEILGDRIAEGLVIAKRGQVFGGKGRRIQIVEASHPTPDEAGLHGAQRIADLLEPLGPRDLVICLISGGGSALLTLPASGIHLADLQELTQALLKSGATINEINCVRKHLSLVKGGQLARLAYPATTISLILSDVVGSPLDVVASGPTVSDPTTFSDAWDILERYNLIRGLNPSIRGRLQAGLAGAIPETPKEGDIAFRNVHNVIIGSNEIAASAAVAEARSRGYNALLLTTYLEGEACHVARVLAAIAKECVHSGNPVPLPACIVTGGETTVTVTGDGTGGRNQELALAAAIALEGWSGVALATLATDGGDGPTDAAGAFVTGETVARARAAGLVAKDFLRNNDSYRFFQALGDPVITGPTGTNVNDLAFVLVG, from the coding sequence ATGCGCGCGGCGCTGGACGCGGTGGATCCCCGCCTGGCGATACGGACCGCGCTGCGCCTCGCCGATGATACGCTTTACGTGCAGGACCGAGCCTATGACCTGGGGCAGTTTCGCAAGATTGTGGTGGTCGGGGCGGGCAAGGCGACGCCATCCATGGCCGAGGCGGTGGAAGAGATCCTGGGCGACCGCATCGCGGAGGGCCTGGTGATCGCCAAGCGGGGGCAGGTCTTTGGGGGCAAAGGCCGCCGCATCCAGATCGTGGAGGCGAGCCATCCGACGCCCGATGAGGCGGGGCTTCACGGAGCGCAGCGAATCGCCGACCTGTTGGAGCCGCTTGGGCCTCGCGACCTTGTCATCTGCCTCATCTCCGGGGGCGGGTCGGCGCTGTTGACCCTTCCCGCCAGCGGCATACACCTGGCCGACTTGCAGGAACTGACCCAGGCTCTGCTGAAGTCGGGCGCGACCATCAACGAAATCAACTGCGTGCGCAAGCATTTGTCGCTGGTCAAGGGAGGCCAACTGGCGCGGCTGGCGTATCCGGCCACGACTATCTCGCTCATCCTGTCGGATGTGGTGGGCAGCCCGCTGGATGTCGTCGCCTCGGGCCCGACGGTGTCCGACCCGACCACGTTTTCGGATGCCTGGGACATTCTGGAGCGTTACAACCTCATCCGCGGCCTGAATCCGAGCATCCGGGGGCGCCTGCAAGCGGGGCTGGCGGGCGCTATCCCCGAAACCCCCAAGGAGGGCGACATCGCCTTCCGCAACGTGCACAATGTCATCATCGGCAGCAACGAAATCGCGGCGTCGGCGGCGGTGGCCGAGGCGCGCAGCCGGGGATACAACGCGCTCCTGCTGACGACGTACCTGGAAGGCGAGGCCTGCCATGTGGCCCGTGTCTTGGCGGCCATCGCCAAGGAGTGCGTGCACAGCGGTAATCCGGTCCCGCTCCCTGCGTGCATCGTCACCGGCGGCGAGACCACCGTTACCGTAACGGGCGACGGCACAGGCGGCCGCAATCAGGAACTGGCCCTGGCGGCGGCCATCGCCCTGGAGGGGTGGAGCGGCGTCGCTTTGGCCACTCTGGCGACCGACGGCGGCGACGGCCCCACCGATGCGGCGGGCGCTTTTGTTACCGGCGAGACGGTGGCCCGCGCCCGCGCAGCCGGCCTCGTGGCCAAGGACTTCCTGCGCAACAATGACTCGTACCGATTCTTCCAGGCTCTGGGAGATCCTGTGATAACCGGCCCCACGGGAACGAACGTGAACGACCTTGCGTTTGTCCTCGTGGGCTAG
- a CDS encoding DUF624 domain-containing protein, translating to MVDAFRVVWRSLRDVYDDMFMLMGVNSFTLLMCLPVVTIPPALAGAAFVAHRVAHGLAFAPRDFWAGFRMYLWHSWKVAIPSLVGWFLLLINLLFYSRQTDPYLRLLVILWAFVGFVWLALQFYLFPLLVYQRDKSVRALFKNAAILAVSRPLFNLVLLVIVVVMAGVMVLSGVLAALFLFSVVSVIGAVALRYLLEPEGWDKRGEEPQGDTAPRHIHG from the coding sequence GTGGTTGATGCGTTTCGCGTCGTGTGGCGAAGCCTGCGCGACGTGTACGACGACATGTTCATGCTCATGGGGGTCAATTCGTTTACCCTGCTCATGTGCCTGCCCGTCGTTACGATTCCGCCCGCGCTGGCGGGGGCGGCCTTCGTCGCGCACCGCGTGGCCCACGGCCTGGCCTTTGCGCCGCGCGATTTCTGGGCTGGCTTTCGCATGTACCTATGGCACAGTTGGAAAGTTGCCATTCCCTCGCTGGTGGGGTGGTTCCTGCTGCTCATCAACCTGCTTTTCTACAGTCGGCAGACGGATCCCTATCTGCGGCTGCTGGTCATCCTGTGGGCGTTCGTGGGGTTCGTGTGGCTGGCGCTCCAGTTCTACCTGTTCCCGCTGCTGGTGTACCAACGGGACAAGAGCGTGAGGGCGCTTTTCAAGAACGCGGCCATCCTGGCCGTGTCCCGACCGCTGTTCAATCTGGTTCTGCTGGTCATCGTGGTTGTGATGGCGGGGGTCATGGTGCTGTCGGGCGTGCTGGCGGCGCTGTTCCTGTTCTCGGTGGTGTCGGTCATCGGCGCGGTGGCGCTGCGCTACCTGCTGGAGCCGGAAGGCTGGGACAAGCGGGGAGAGGAGCCGCAGGGCGACACCGCGCCGCGACATATCCACGGATAA
- a CDS encoding AtpZ/AtpI family protein, giving the protein MRRGGGTMWQFLAGLVVGLALGWWLDWYLGREDARALRAEVAEKNATIAKLQKELLASKQGEVRAAPKPEAAPPAPAAAEGTVTAYCVKCRAKRPMQNPRRVTLSNGRPALKGTCPVCNTGMFRTIKL; this is encoded by the coding sequence ATGCGCAGAGGAGGTGGCACCATGTGGCAATTCCTGGCCGGTCTTGTTGTGGGTCTTGCCCTGGGCTGGTGGCTGGACTGGTACCTGGGCCGCGAAGACGCGCGTGCGCTGCGCGCCGAGGTCGCCGAAAAGAATGCCACCATCGCCAAACTCCAAAAGGAACTCCTGGCATCCAAGCAGGGCGAGGTACGCGCAGCACCCAAGCCGGAGGCGGCGCCCCCTGCGCCTGCGGCGGCGGAAGGCACCGTTACCGCCTACTGCGTGAAGTGCCGCGCCAAGCGACCCATGCAGAACCCCCGCCGCGTTACCTTGAGCAACGGGCGGCCCGCGCTCAAGGGCACCTGCCCCGTCTGCAACACCGGCATGTTCCGCACCATCAAGTTGTAG
- a CDS encoding thermonuclease family protein: MTKVRRAASAIGLMICVALALAGGLLSCSGAPAPGQYATSPAQAATHLPAATSSRIPATATRGVAVSPQPPIMPQVPPTSTQATPSKGHVEVARVVRVIDGDTIVVELNGRTYSLRYIGIDTPEPDEPFGREAAERNADLVSGQTVELEKDVSEVDRYGRLLRYVWIGGRMINRELVCQGYATVATYPPDVKYQDIFLACEREAREAGRGFWGAEPAPTAQQAGDCPYIGNKNSKVFHHAWCSSVAQMNPANKVCFATREEAIAQGYRPCKNCRP; this comes from the coding sequence ATGACAAAGGTGAGACGCGCTGCATCTGCAATCGGCCTGATGATTTGCGTCGCGCTCGCCCTGGCGGGTGGGCTATTGTCCTGTTCGGGTGCTCCCGCCCCTGGGCAGTACGCCACGTCGCCTGCCCAGGCCGCGACGCATCTCCCCGCCGCGACGTCCTCTCGCATCCCCGCGACGGCTACGCGTGGCGTCGCCGTGTCGCCCCAGCCTCCGATCATGCCCCAAGTTCCGCCCACGAGCACGCAGGCAACGCCCAGCAAAGGCCACGTTGAGGTCGCGCGTGTCGTGCGGGTCATAGACGGCGACACCATCGTTGTGGAACTCAACGGGCGGACCTATTCCCTGCGCTACATCGGCATAGACACGCCGGAGCCCGATGAACCCTTTGGCCGCGAGGCGGCGGAGCGAAACGCCGATTTGGTGAGCGGCCAGACGGTGGAACTGGAGAAAGACGTGTCCGAGGTGGACCGGTACGGCCGGTTGCTGCGCTACGTCTGGATTGGCGGCAGGATGATCAACCGCGAACTGGTCTGCCAGGGCTACGCGACGGTCGCCACGTATCCGCCCGATGTCAAGTACCAGGACATCTTCCTGGCGTGCGAGCGGGAGGCGCGCGAAGCAGGCCGTGGCTTCTGGGGAGCGGAACCGGCCCCGACTGCGCAGCAGGCCGGCGACTGTCCCTATATCGGCAACAAGAACTCCAAAGTGTTCCACCACGCCTGGTGCAGTTCCGTCGCGCAGATGAACCCCGCCAACAAGGTGTGCTTTGCCACCCGAGAGGAAGCGATCGCGCAGGGGTACAGGCCGTGCAAGAATTGCAGGCCGTGA
- the rny gene encoding ribonuclease Y: MNGGGRVIWIAVEVIVAALLGGGLGYLVAQYLNKTRMREKEERAQMLIAEAEAKAKDIIIQAKDAALKLRESAEAEIERRRQDLQRQEERLQQRRESLDRRMENLENRERKLDQRQSRIDKMESEIQQLHDQRIKELERIAAMTQEEAKQLLLEMVEQSARQDAARIIREVEAEAREQAEEKAREIITVAIQRLASDQVSETTVSVVPLPNDEMKGRIIGRGGRNIRAIENATGVDLIVDDTPEAVTISSFDPVRREIARLALSKLITDGRIHPARIEKLVKKAEQEVEAIIREDGERAALEVGVHGLRPELINLIGRLRYRTSYGQNVYLHSLESAHLAGMMAAELGANVQVAKMGALLHDIGKAVDHEVEGPHAIVGAEIARRYGVSPDVVNCIAGHHNEEEPQSLEAIIVQAADAISGARPGARRESLEAYVKRIKALEEVANSFPGVAQSFAIQAGREIRIIVKPEEIDDLAAIELSKNIARKIEESLEYPGQIKISVIRETRAVEYAK; this comes from the coding sequence ATGAACGGTGGAGGACGAGTCATCTGGATCGCTGTGGAGGTCATTGTTGCGGCACTCCTGGGCGGCGGCCTGGGCTATCTCGTCGCCCAGTACCTGAACAAGACCCGCATGCGCGAAAAGGAAGAACGCGCCCAGATGCTCATCGCCGAGGCCGAGGCCAAGGCGAAGGATATCATCATCCAAGCGAAAGACGCCGCCCTGAAACTCCGCGAGAGCGCTGAGGCGGAGATAGAAAGGCGGCGCCAGGACTTGCAACGCCAGGAGGAGCGGCTCCAGCAACGACGCGAGTCGCTGGATCGGCGCATGGAGAACTTGGAGAACCGCGAGCGGAAACTGGATCAGCGTCAGAGCAGAATTGACAAGATGGAAAGCGAGATCCAGCAGTTGCATGACCAGCGGATCAAGGAACTGGAGCGCATCGCCGCCATGACCCAAGAGGAGGCCAAGCAGTTGCTCCTGGAAATGGTGGAGCAGAGCGCGCGCCAGGACGCCGCTCGCATCATCCGCGAGGTGGAGGCCGAAGCGCGAGAGCAGGCCGAGGAGAAGGCGCGGGAAATCATCACCGTTGCCATCCAGCGCCTGGCATCCGACCAGGTGTCGGAGACAACCGTCTCCGTCGTGCCGCTGCCCAACGATGAGATGAAGGGGCGCATCATCGGGCGCGGCGGCCGCAACATCCGCGCCATTGAGAACGCCACGGGCGTTGACCTCATCGTGGACGACACGCCCGAGGCCGTAACCATCTCCAGTTTTGATCCTGTGCGACGCGAAATCGCGCGCCTCGCCTTGAGCAAGTTGATCACCGACGGCCGCATTCATCCCGCCCGCATTGAGAAACTGGTGAAAAAGGCCGAGCAGGAAGTGGAAGCCATCATCCGCGAGGACGGCGAGCGCGCCGCCCTGGAGGTGGGCGTGCACGGGCTGCGGCCCGAACTCATCAACCTCATCGGGCGGCTGCGCTACCGCACCAGTTACGGGCAGAACGTGTACCTGCACTCGCTGGAGTCGGCCCACCTGGCGGGCATGATGGCGGCGGAACTGGGCGCGAACGTGCAGGTCGCCAAGATGGGCGCCCTGCTCCACGACATCGGCAAGGCCGTGGACCACGAAGTGGAAGGGCCTCATGCCATCGTGGGCGCCGAGATCGCCCGCCGCTACGGCGTCAGCCCTGATGTGGTGAACTGCATCGCAGGCCACCATAATGAAGAAGAGCCGCAGAGCCTGGAAGCCATCATCGTCCAGGCCGCGGACGCCATCTCCGGCGCACGGCCCGGCGCTCGCCGCGAGAGCCTGGAAGCCTACGTGAAGCGTATCAAGGCGCTGGAAGAAGTGGCCAACTCCTTCCCGGGCGTGGCGCAGTCCTTCGCCATCCAGGCCGGCCGCGAAATCCGTATCATCGTGAAGCCGGAGGAGATAGACGACCTGGCGGCGATTGAACTGTCCAAGAACATCGCCCGGAAGATAGAGGAGAGCCTGGAATACCCCGGGCAAATCAAAATCTCCGTGATCCGCGAAACGCGCGCGGTGGAGTACGCCAAGTAG
- a CDS encoding phosphatase PAP2 family protein produces MAELLRSLMPWGADVIVWVQGFSNGALDVLFTVATYLGREQFYILFLPVLYWCIHKHLGRALSIVFLLSEYVNGILKDAFGLPRPNEFDPRIRAPLPETSPSFPSGHAQGSLVFWGTMAALVRRKWMWVVSVVLILLISLSRIYLGVHFPQDVLGGWVVGLVLLALYFWARRMVRGVILSLGIQLGIALVVPLLLFALHPSEGSALITGVAFGMLPGFVVEEHFVRFRSDGVWWKRVVRFIVGVIPLLALYLGLKLVFPEGDLFRFVRYALVGVWAGLLAPWLFVVLGLAEREPRRG; encoded by the coding sequence ATGGCCGAACTTCTGAGGTCGCTGATGCCCTGGGGGGCCGATGTCATCGTCTGGGTGCAGGGGTTCTCCAACGGCGCGCTGGACGTTCTGTTCACCGTTGCCACCTATCTGGGCAGGGAGCAGTTCTACATCCTGTTCCTCCCCGTCCTGTACTGGTGTATCCACAAGCATTTGGGTAGGGCGCTGTCCATCGTCTTTCTCCTGTCCGAGTACGTCAACGGCATCCTGAAGGACGCTTTCGGTCTGCCCCGCCCTAACGAGTTTGACCCCCGCATCCGCGCGCCCCTGCCGGAGACCAGCCCGTCCTTCCCCAGCGGGCACGCGCAGGGGTCGCTGGTCTTCTGGGGCACGATGGCGGCCCTGGTGCGCCGGAAGTGGATGTGGGTAGTCTCCGTCGTGCTCATCCTGTTGATTTCCCTGTCGCGCATCTACCTGGGCGTGCACTTTCCCCAGGACGTTCTGGGCGGCTGGGTGGTTGGGCTTGTGCTCTTGGCGCTGTACTTCTGGGCGCGGCGCATGGTGCGAGGGGTGATTCTGTCGCTGGGGATTCAACTCGGCATTGCGCTGGTGGTGCCGCTGCTTCTGTTCGCGCTCCATCCCTCGGAAGGCTCGGCGTTGATTACGGGCGTGGCCTTTGGCATGTTGCCTGGGTTCGTGGTGGAGGAGCACTTCGTGCGGTTCCGCAGCGATGGCGTGTGGTGGAAGCGGGTCGTGCGGTTCATCGTCGGGGTGATTCCCCTGCTCGCCCTGTACCTGGGGCTGAAACTCGTGTTCCCCGAAGGCGACCTGTTCCGCTTCGTGCGCTACGCCCTGGTGGGCGTGTGGGCCGGCTTGCTGGCGCCGTGGCTGTTCGTCGTCCTCGGTTTGGCTGAGCGGGAGCCGCGCCGTGGTTGA